A stretch of Falco rusticolus isolate bFalRus1 chromosome 2, bFalRus1.pri, whole genome shotgun sequence DNA encodes these proteins:
- the ABHD10 gene encoding mycophenolic acid acyl-glucuronide esterase, mitochondrial isoform X2, whose product MNGQKATALEDFCNSLGHAFVRFDYTGCGSSDGKFEECTVGKWRKDVLSILDELTDGPQILVGSSLGGWLMLHAAIARPDKVAALVGVAVAADHLVATFKKLSIEAQKEIEEKGEWKFPTKHNEEGYYSLTYDFIREAENHCVLNSPIPITCPVRLIHGMKDDVVPWQISMQVAERVLSKDVDVILRKTGQHRMSEKEDTKLLVNTVDDLIDKLATLT is encoded by the exons ATGAATGGTCAGAAAGCAACTGCCCTTGAAGATTTCTGCAACTCTCTAGGTCATGCCTTCGTCAG ATTTGACTATACAGGATGTGGAAGTTCAGATGGTAAATTTGAGGAGTGTACGGTTGGGAAGTGGAGAAAAGATGTTCTGTCTATACTGGATGAACTTACAGATGGACCACAG ATTCTGGTTGGCTCTAGCTTGGGTGGATGGCTGATGCTTCACGCTGCAATAGCACGCCCAGATAAAGTAGCTGCTCTAGTTGGAGTAGCTGTAGCAGCAGACCATCTTGTAGCAACTTTTAAGAAGCTTTCCATTGAG gcacaaaaagaaattgaagaaaaaGGTGAATGGAAGTTTCCAACCAAGCATAATGAGGAAGGATATTACTCCTTGACATATGACTTtatcagagaagcagaaaatcacTGTGTGCTAAATAGTCCTATTCCTATAACCTGTCCCGTACGACTTATTCATGGCATGAAGGATGATGTTGTCCCTTGGCAGATCTCTATGCAAGTTGCAGAGCGTGTTTTGAGCAAAGATGTGGATGTCATCCTCCGCAAAACTGGACAACATCGGATGAGTGAGAAGGAGGATACAAAACTTCTTGTGAATACTGTTGATGATTTAATTGACAAGCTGGCAACACTAACATAA
- the ABHD10 gene encoding mycophenolic acid acyl-glucuronide esterase, mitochondrial isoform X1: MAAAGALRGFVRGSVRGGRRRASATVILLSPPRAAVGLPVCRLKSSVSFLARPDRPSLAYHKLKGRNPGVVFLPGLNSNMNGQKATALEDFCNSLGHAFVRFDYTGCGSSDGKFEECTVGKWRKDVLSILDELTDGPQILVGSSLGGWLMLHAAIARPDKVAALVGVAVAADHLVATFKKLSIEAQKEIEEKGEWKFPTKHNEEGYYSLTYDFIREAENHCVLNSPIPITCPVRLIHGMKDDVVPWQISMQVAERVLSKDVDVILRKTGQHRMSEKEDTKLLVNTVDDLIDKLATLT, translated from the exons atggcggcggcgggcgcgctGCGGGGCTTCGTGCGGGGCTCGgtgcggggcggccgccgccgcgcctcGGCCACGGTGATATTGCTGTCGCCGCCGAGGGCGGCTGTGGGGCTGCCGG TTTGCAGGCTGAAATCATCAGTCAGCTTTCTTGCTCGACCAGATCGACCAAGTCTTGCTTATCATAAGCTAAAAGGCAGGAATCCAGgggttgttttccttccagGCTTGAATTCAAATATGAATGGTCAGAAAGCAACTGCCCTTGAAGATTTCTGCAACTCTCTAGGTCATGCCTTCGTCAG ATTTGACTATACAGGATGTGGAAGTTCAGATGGTAAATTTGAGGAGTGTACGGTTGGGAAGTGGAGAAAAGATGTTCTGTCTATACTGGATGAACTTACAGATGGACCACAG ATTCTGGTTGGCTCTAGCTTGGGTGGATGGCTGATGCTTCACGCTGCAATAGCACGCCCAGATAAAGTAGCTGCTCTAGTTGGAGTAGCTGTAGCAGCAGACCATCTTGTAGCAACTTTTAAGAAGCTTTCCATTGAG gcacaaaaagaaattgaagaaaaaGGTGAATGGAAGTTTCCAACCAAGCATAATGAGGAAGGATATTACTCCTTGACATATGACTTtatcagagaagcagaaaatcacTGTGTGCTAAATAGTCCTATTCCTATAACCTGTCCCGTACGACTTATTCATGGCATGAAGGATGATGTTGTCCCTTGGCAGATCTCTATGCAAGTTGCAGAGCGTGTTTTGAGCAAAGATGTGGATGTCATCCTCCGCAAAACTGGACAACATCGGATGAGTGAGAAGGAGGATACAAAACTTCTTGTGAATACTGTTGATGATTTAATTGACAAGCTGGCAACACTAACATAA